The following coding sequences are from one Diadema setosum chromosome 9, eeDiaSeto1, whole genome shotgun sequence window:
- the LOC140232777 gene encoding trace amine-associated receptor 6-like, with protein sequence MTSLPQALVNVLVSVAISNLVLTVTLNSLVIVILHRQKDLNDVSKFLYHVSTCLDLAMGISWNPWMIQWVAFGTEENCRRFTSVFVYLHRTIAICILFTVCFVSLDRYFRITKPLHYPMLVTRRRAGIGLAVAFSTIALMCTTHIPFPWFHILADVIINNCINQSIPFWTGTWANKFTTVFIVAPIFATMVILTISNLALLRIARQQSRAIAAIGRRDFPERPRTLLRGIGTVVLLTFPFYVCWLPWIMYLVFQEFLGALDPLEMFGAAASWIRPIIYIATTREARSILRERSCKQSF encoded by the coding sequence ATGACGAGCTTACCACAGGCACTAGTTAACGTCCTCGTTTCTGTAGCTATCTCAAACCTCGTGCTGACCGTGACGCTGAATTCTCTCGTGATCGTCATTCTGCATCGGCAGAAGGATCTCAACGACGTCTCAAAGTTTTTGTATCACGTGTCCACGTGTCTCGACCTCGCTATGGGAATCTCCTGGAACCCCTGGATGATTCAGTGGGTGGCTTTCGGCACCGAAGAGAACTGCCGAAGGTTCACAAGCGTTTTCGTCTACTTGCATCGCACAATAGCCATCTGTATCCTGTTCACAGTATGCTTCGTTAGTCTTGACAGATATTTCCGAATAACAAAGCCACTTCACTATCCCATGCTTGTGACCCGTCGTCGCGCTGGCATCGGCCTGGCTGTCGCCTTCTCCACCATTGCACTGATGTGCACCACCCACATCCCGTTTCCATGGTTTCACATCCTTGCCGATGTCATCATCAATAACTGCATCAATCAGAGTATCCCGTTCTGGACGGGAACCTGGGCTAACAAATTTACGACGGTGTTCATCGTCGCGCCCATCTTCGCCACGATGGTCATCCTCACCATCAGCAACCTCGCGCTCCTCCGCATTGCTCGACAGCAGTCACGGGCCATTGCCGCTATCGGAAGGAGAGACTTTCCCGAGCGTCCAAGAACCTTGCTTCGCGGGATTGGCACTGTAGTTTTGCTCACTTTCCCTTTTTACGTGTGCTGGCTCCCCTGGATCATGTACCTCGTGTTTCAAGAGTTTCTTGGCGCTCTCGATCCTCTGGAGATGTTTGGTGCTGCAGCCAGCTGGATCAGACCAATCATATACATCGCTACCACCAGGGAAGCGAGAAGTATATTGCGGGAAAGGAGCTGCAAGCAGAGTTTCTGA